The Bacteroidales bacterium nucleotide sequence CCCCGATTATCCGGGTCTAAAGGATTTTATTAACGATATGTTTGAAACCATGAAGGTATCAGACGGAATTGGCCTTGCGGCACCGCAGGTTGGCAAATCGATCAGTCTTTTCCTGGTCGATGGTTCGGATATGGCCGAAGATGATCCATCCATGGCAGGCTTCAGGAAGGTTTTTATTAATGCCGAAATCGTTGAAGAAACCGGTGATGAATGGGCGTATAATGAAGGATGTCTTAGTTTTCCAGGTATTCACGAAGATATTGTGCGGCCTTCGGTAATCCGGATACGGTATTATGATGAGAATTTTGTCCTTCATGAAGATGTGTTCGATGGCATGAAAGCCCGCATCATACAACATGAATATGATCATGTCCAGGGAATCCTTTTTATTGACCGCATGATGCCTTTGAAAAGAAAAATGCTGGCTGGCAGGCTTAAGGCAATTTCAAAAGGAAAAGTTGAAACACGCTACCGTTTTGTTACGGCAGCTTCTGTTAAAGCTTCGAAATCATCTGTCTGAAAGATTCTTCCTGTTTTGGCTGTTCGTATAAGACAGTTTTCCGGCCAATAAAACCTACCGCTTTGTAAGCTTTTTCTGCAGGAAATGTTTCCCGAACTTTTGTTCAGGCAGGGAAATATCTTTTCGTCAATGAAACAGCATTGCTTTTTATATCAATACGTCCCTGAAATGAACTAAATTTGTATGTACGGAACGGAAAATGTACCGCTTATGTTAATCAGACTTTATGAACAAAATCCAAGTGCACGGCATGTAAAAATGGTGGCCGACATTTTGCGGCAAGGCGGAACAGCCATCTATCCCACTGATTCCGTGTATGGTCTGGGATGTGATTTGTTCAGCTCCAAAGCAATTGACCGGATTGCACAAATCAAGGGTATTAAGCCGGAAAAGGCGTATTTCTCGGTCATTTTTGCTGACCTGAGCCATTTGTCTGATTTTACTCTTCCCCTTAACAACAACGTTTTTAAATTGATGCGGCGCAACCTTCCCGGGCCCTTTACCTTCATACTGCCTGCCAACCATAACGTCCCGAAAATTCTTAAAGGACGCAAGAAAACAATAGGAATCCGTATTCCCGATAACCGTATTATCCTTGATATTGTTCGCGAACTCGGACATCCGCTTGTTACAACCTCTGTGCATGACGATGATGCCATTCTTGAATATACTACTGACCCGGAACTTATCTATGAAAAATACGGCAAGATGGTCGATGTGGTTGTTCATGGAGGATATGGCCATAACGTTCCTTCTACTATAATCGACTGCACGGATGAAGAACCTGTGATTGTCCGTGAGGGTTTGCGGATGCCTGAACTGTAATTCTTTATTCTTCTCTCACAAAAGCTCCGCTCCATGCTACCGGATGGAAAGGAACATTATTCCGGCTGAAAAATTCGGCATACCGTTTATTGCAACCGTCCGGAACGGAAGCGTCCGATACTACAAGATCCGGCCTGAAGTATGTCATTAAAGCCGATGGTGCCTGAAATTTTTTGCCGGTAATAATCAGGATGTGGGCTTTTATTATCTGCTGTCGGGATGGGATGTTCATATCTTCCGTAAGGACAATGTTTTTGCCGGGCAGGGCAATCAATCGGCAGCCATCGGAAAGCCTGAGAGAGAAAGCGGATTCCCGGGTATCTTCCGGCCATATTCCGTCAGGACCCATAAGAACGGAAGGTTCAATGTTCTCTTTAATCCGGAAATTCTCCGTCTTTGAAAGAATGTATTCCGGCCTTTTCATTGCCAGGCTATCGCACAAAATAATCCGGCATTTTCCGGCCCTTATGGAAATAACAGAATAGTGCGGCAAATCATATACAGCCACCAGGTCGTTTTTGCTATTCTGCCACTTTTGTTCAGCCGAAATGAGCAGACTTCCTGAAAATCCAATCATAGCCAGCTGGAGCAGGTACGCCTTTTTGTAATATAGAAAAATGGCCAGAAAGAGGATGGAGGTTCCAAGAAGTGCCATCTGAACCGGCGTTATCCATAATCCGGTAATTACAGATCCCGGCAGGGTTTCAATGAAGTGTGTACTATGGTTCAGTACGGAAGTCAGAAAAGTCAGGATAGCAGAAAGAATAGATGCCGGGAAGGACCACCAGGCAATAAGATAGAGGGTGACGATGCCGTAAAGAAGAATACCGGCCAGCGGGACTGCCACAAGGTTTGCCAGGATAAAATAAACAGGAAACTGATGAAAATAGTATATACACAGAAGGAATGTTCCGGCCTGGGCAGAGAGTGTTAAAGCAACCAAAGACCATATTTTTGCAAACAGCGGATTTCGGGGTTCCCAGAGAAGTGCAATTTTGGGATAAAAAGCCCCGATAGAAGCTACTGCTGCCGCAGAGAGCTGAAATCCCGGCTGGGCAATAAGGAAAGGTTCAGCCACCAGGATCACAAATACAGCTGAAGCCAGAATATTGAGTGAACTCACCTTTCGGTTGAGCAACCCGGCTGCGGTAAAAAACGAAAACATGGTAGCTGCGCGAACTACCGAAGGAGAAAGTCCTGTAAGGAAGGCATACCCCCACAAAACGCAT carries:
- the def gene encoding peptide deformylase; the protein is MIYPIYLYGHPVLRKKAEQIGPDYPGLKDFINDMFETMKVSDGIGLAAPQVGKSISLFLVDGSDMAEDDPSMAGFRKVFINAEIVEETGDEWAYNEGCLSFPGIHEDIVRPSVIRIRYYDENFVLHEDVFDGMKARIIQHEYDHVQGILFIDRMMPLKRKMLAGRLKAISKGKVETRYRFVTAASVKASKSSV
- a CDS encoding threonylcarbamoyl-AMP synthase, which codes for MLIRLYEQNPSARHVKMVADILRQGGTAIYPTDSVYGLGCDLFSSKAIDRIAQIKGIKPEKAYFSVIFADLSHLSDFTLPLNNNVFKLMRRNLPGPFTFILPANHNVPKILKGRKKTIGIRIPDNRIILDIVRELGHPLVTTSVHDDDAILEYTTDPELIYEKYGKMVDVVVHGGYGHNVPSTIIDCTDEEPVIVREGLRMPEL
- a CDS encoding ComEC family competence protein, encoding MNTTAEDIRKLPMVRILIPWGTGVAVGLKNTWLAGWTGTILLLILFTALIAGFFFTKKNYRLRYVFGMIAVLFLFTAGWFLSSQKIARIQNILPEKKEGVYVAEILEPGKTANGAPTAVCRIINKIDDKIPFPVHFRLVIYFEGNMDAVKPGNRFCFSGQLQPLPQPKNPEEFDYGRYLLLRGISGYARIRDEKIIWFPSGSSTIRSLAWEAREYLLEILKKYKIPEKERGVMAALSLGYREDLTEDTMRAYRSAGAMHILAVSGLHVGIIYLLFQYITFFLQRKKWGRIIRSLLGLCVLWGYAFLTGLSPSVVRAATMFSFFTAAGLLNRKVSSLNILASAVFVILVAEPFLIAQPGFQLSAAAVASIGAFYPKIALLWEPRNPLFAKIWSLVALTLSAQAGTFLLCIYYFHQFPVYFILANLVAVPLAGILLYGIVTLYLIAWWSFPASILSAILTFLTSVLNHSTHFIETLPGSVITGLWITPVQMALLGTSILFLAIFLYYKKAYLLQLAMIGFSGSLLISAEQKWQNSKNDLVAVYDLPHYSVISIRAGKCRIILCDSLAMKRPEYILSKTENFRIKENIEPSVLMGPDGIWPEDTRESAFSLRLSDGCRLIALPGKNIVLTEDMNIPSRQQIIKAHILIITGKKFQAPSALMTYFRPDLVVSDASVPDGCNKRYAEFFSRNNVPFHPVAWSGAFVREE